The DNA sequence GATATTGACATTAAAAGGAAGAAGGTACATAGCGGCTGGAGTAAGTCTTGTTGAAATTAGTGTATACGTTGTCGGGCTTAGCCTCGTTCTGGACAACTTAAATGCAATCCAGAATGTTGTCGCTTATGCACTTGGATTCGGAATTGGTGTAATTGTCGGTACCAAAATTGAAGAAAAAATGGCACTTGGTTATATTACGGTAAATGTCATATCTTCAGATCCAGATCTTGATTTCTCAGGTCGTCTGCGTGCGAAAGGCTACGGAGTAACAAGTTGGCTAGCAGATGGAAGGGACGGTCACCGTCTTGCTCTGCAGATTCTCACGCCGCGCAAATATGAGTTGAAATTGTATGAGGATATCAAAGAAATAGATCCGAAAGCTTTTATTATTGCTTATGAACCGAAACAGATTTTTGGAGGTTTCTGGGTGAAACAGGTGAGGAGAGGACGTCTTTTCAACCATCATCGTAAAGCTGCTGCACAGGAAAAAGGTACAGATACTTTCGTCCCTGCAAAAGCTGAAACGATGGCAGAACCAGCACCTCATCCAGCTGATGACTTTACAAGTCCATTGAGCGAACATCAGGAAACAAATAAAGATAAATCAAAACAGCCACTTGAAGCAAGAACGAATGAACGGGCAGATGGAGCAAGAGAAACAGATTCTTCAAAATTGCCGCCCCGTGTCCGTGTACAAACAGAACAAAACCAAGAGAGAGAAGTACGTGATGACCATAAACCGGAATCGGGACATTCCCCAGGGCCAGGTTCTTCGATGAAAGAACGTGAACATCCTAAATCACCAGAATAAGTTTCTCTGAAGCACCTCGATTTTCGAGGTGCTTCTTTTTTAGGTTAGTGGGCGTTTTATAGAGCAGATGGAATAATTGGAGTCACTGTCTATCACGTTCACGAAATGAGTCGTTTAATGGCTTTAATAGGAGAATGATGAGAGTAGCTAAGGTTAAAGGCTAAGTCATCGATATCATGACTATGGAATCAAAAATCATAAATATATGGATTTACAATTGGGTAATTAACCGAAAACCGAACATTAAATATAAAATCAATAATAAAGTTCGAAATTTGTTGACATGCTTTGACGAAATTTGTTATGCTCTTATCAAGAAAAGCATTCCTCGTATAATCTTCTGAATATGGCAGAAGAGTTTCTACCCAATACCTTAAATATTGGCCTATGAGGAGATGGAGGTACGGTTCGCCGTTCCTTTGCCGGAAAGAGATTTAGCCCTAATAAGGCTACCTTTAATTTCGGTACACAGATTCGGAATCCCGAGCCTGTTCATCTTCTCTTTGCAGTTGATGAACAGGCTTTTTGTTTTATCGTTTTGCCATATTGAAAAAATGGGAAAAGCGGATATTAAAGAGAATGAATAATTTTAGCTGATAGAGATGGAAGGCGGGATGATTTTGGCAGTTGTAGGCGTCATTATGGGAAGCATTTCAGATTGGGAAACGATGCAGCATGCATGCACAGTGCTGGATGAACTTGAGATTACTTATGAGAAGGATGTTATCAGTGCTCATCGGACACCTGATGATATGTTCAAATATGCGAAGTCAGCACGCGAACGCGGCTTGAAAGTGATTATTGCTGGAGCAGGTGGCGCGGCACATCTTCCTGGGATGACAGCCTCCCAGACGACATTGCCGGTCATCGGTGTTCCAGTCCAATCGAAAGCACTTAATGGCCTTGATTCACTTCTGTCAATCGTTCAAATGCCAGGCGGTGTGCCGACAGCAACGGTAGCAATCGGTAAGGCAGGAGCCACGAATGCAGGTTTGCTTGCAGCCCAAATCCTCGGTACTTCAGATGACTCAATTGCAGAGAAACTGCAAAAATATCAATCAGGCTTGAAAGATAAAGTTGCAGAAATGAGGGATGATCTTGCAAACAGATAAACAGAAACTCACCATATTGCCACCTCAGACAATTGGAATTATCGGTGGGGGCCAGTTGGGAAGAATGATGGCCCTAGCTGCTCGTCATATGGGATATGGCATTGCTGTACTTGATCCGACTCCGAACTGTCCGACAGCACAAGTTGCGGACATTCATATAGAAGCTGCTTATGATGACATGGACGGGATTCGCAAGCTTACGGAAGTGAGTGACGTCATTACATACGAATTCGAGAATGTTGACCTCGAAGCAGCGGCCTACATTGAAGCGCAGGGCAAACTTCCTCAAGGGGCGCGCGCGCTTGAAGTGACTCAGAATCGTAAGCGAGAAAAGGAATTGATCCGAGATCTCGGCCTTCCTGTTCCCGAGTTCGCGATTGTTGAAAGTGCTGAAGAGGCAAAAGAGGCACTCTCAACATTCGTACTTCCAGCAGTCATCAAGACTTGTCGCGGAGGGTATGACGGCAAAGGTCAAGTGAAAATTGAATCAGCTCAGGACTTTGCTGAAGCAATTGAGCTTGCTGATAAGCAGTCACCATGCATCATTGAGCAGTGGATTCCTTTTGAACGTGAAATCTCTGCCGTATTTACGAGATCACAAGATGGTGACATTGAATTTTTCCCGATTGCGGAGAATGACCATCGCGACCACATCCTATATAAAACGACAGTTCCAGCTAATGTGAGTGGACAAGTTATTGAACGTGCAAAAGCAGCAGCAGGTCTTCTTGCTGACGAGATGGATATCGTCGGGACATTTACTGTTGAGATGTTTGTGAGAGGCGAAGACATCTTCTTGAATGAGATGGCTCCGCGACCGCATAATTCAGGTCACTACACAATAGAAGCTTGCAATATATCACAATTTGCACAGCATGTTCGCGCTATCTGTGGATTACCGCTCATGCCGGTTCGACTTCTTGGTGACACTGTCATGATTAACGTTCTCGGAGAAGACTTGCCAGGTGTACTTCGGGCGATGCCGCTTTCTGAAGATGCTTTTGTCCATCTTTATGGAAAAGCGGAACCGAAAGATAAACGAAAAATGGGCCATGTCACGTTCCTGGCTGAAACAAAAGAACAGCTGGAACGCATGATCAATGATTACGAGAAAGCAACACAAAATTAATTAATAAAAAGTTTTGAGCGGATGATGTGCCAATGCACGGACGCTTGCAGCAGAGGCGGAAAAACGCCATTAAACATACAAAATCCATTCTTTTTCACTTAAAAGGAGAGCTAACGATGACGAAAAATAATCAAATCCAGCCGGAACAGATTGAGCAGGACAAGATTTATGCGGAAATGGGTCTATCTGACAAGGAGTACAACCTGATTAAAGATACGCTCAAGCGTCATCCGAACTTTGTTGAAACAGGACTCTTCTCAGCAATGTGGTCAGAGCACTGCAGCTATAAGACTTCCAAGCCACTACTTAGAAAATTCCCAACGAAAGCACCTCAAGTTCTTCAAGGACCTGGTGAAGGTGCAGGTGTTGTTGATATCGG is a window from the Aciduricibacillus chroicocephali genome containing:
- the purE gene encoding 5-(carboxyamino)imidazole ribonucleotide mutase; translation: MAVVGVIMGSISDWETMQHACTVLDELEITYEKDVISAHRTPDDMFKYAKSARERGLKVIIAGAGGAAHLPGMTASQTTLPVIGVPVQSKALNGLDSLLSIVQMPGGVPTATVAIGKAGATNAGLLAAQILGTSDDSIAEKLQKYQSGLKDKVAEMRDDLANR
- the purK gene encoding 5-(carboxyamino)imidazole ribonucleotide synthase; the encoded protein is MQTDKQKLTILPPQTIGIIGGGQLGRMMALAARHMGYGIAVLDPTPNCPTAQVADIHIEAAYDDMDGIRKLTEVSDVITYEFENVDLEAAAYIEAQGKLPQGARALEVTQNRKREKELIRDLGLPVPEFAIVESAEEAKEALSTFVLPAVIKTCRGGYDGKGQVKIESAQDFAEAIELADKQSPCIIEQWIPFEREISAVFTRSQDGDIEFFPIAENDHRDHILYKTTVPANVSGQVIERAKAAAGLLADEMDIVGTFTVEMFVRGEDIFLNEMAPRPHNSGHYTIEACNISQFAQHVRAICGLPLMPVRLLGDTVMINVLGEDLPGVLRAMPLSEDAFVHLYGKAEPKDKRKMGHVTFLAETKEQLERMINDYEKATQN